A portion of the Neorhodopirellula lusitana genome contains these proteins:
- a CDS encoding site-2 protease family protein encodes MSASQQSSTARPLGVRHQVGLKAVRVSHRHAGWVNVHDPVASKFHRLREDEYFLLCQLDGQCSLNDLQEQYQSQYPNRRVTPAQINALLFRFHESGLTLSHSPGQGTPLLLKADKERRKKWFALTSQWLFIRLPGVDPKPVMRWLSPMVRPLLSLPGLLLGAMLVASACVVMLVNRDQFVRELPAASQWLTMQNALILACVVGLTKIAHELGHAAVSERFGARCRSIGPMLLVFTPALYCDTSESWMLASRWKRAAVALAGIATEVVIASIAAWVWVASPPGLVHTTASHVIIVCGISTVFFNANPLLRYDGYYLLSDLTDVPNLGQRANRRLTSLLSWGCFGIRNDAPHSEPADRSWWLLFYAVVSVVYRWVLMFSIILFIWMALRPHGLEIVGQVAAVLALTNMIVAGAIPLTRFLKNPTNRRKIVVPRLVLSVVAVVLLSAFGFVPYRSQAIVSGRIVPASETRVFVASSGRLERVQVQPGQRVRQGDVLAVLSNPGYELQQIDAESRLDQQLIRIETLRQSQSLVPEAAQHLAASEEMLDELRSEVASIRRKQDALTIKSPCDGVVVAAMGNRLRGGSGQLDADGGAIDPDADRLPTDVRADVRLASWSGHPTDQQNLGCVLESGTELLAVAVTSRWVAEVAVDSKSASRIELGSVAKVIWDARPKVVWSGTVTEVSDERFDPRLDAQRRDHPEGSQGRWTPQTRHLVRVAIDGQADGSETESDVAGATEQLAKRQPDWRVGSTAQVKLVTPARSFWQRVAEGVAGLTRFR; translated from the coding sequence AACGTGCACGATCCGGTTGCCAGCAAGTTCCATCGTCTGCGCGAGGACGAGTACTTCTTGTTGTGCCAGCTTGATGGTCAGTGTTCATTGAATGATTTGCAGGAACAGTATCAGTCTCAATATCCGAATCGACGTGTAACGCCGGCTCAGATCAACGCTTTGTTGTTTCGATTTCACGAGAGTGGGTTAACGCTGTCGCATTCGCCGGGGCAGGGAACGCCGCTGTTGTTGAAGGCGGATAAAGAGCGGCGTAAGAAGTGGTTTGCGTTGACGTCGCAGTGGTTGTTCATCCGTTTGCCGGGCGTGGATCCGAAACCGGTCATGCGATGGCTCTCGCCGATGGTGAGACCGCTGCTTTCGCTGCCGGGTCTCTTGCTCGGTGCGATGTTGGTGGCTTCCGCGTGTGTGGTAATGTTGGTGAATCGAGATCAGTTCGTGCGAGAGTTGCCAGCTGCGTCGCAGTGGCTGACGATGCAGAACGCACTGATACTTGCTTGCGTCGTGGGCCTGACCAAGATTGCACATGAGCTAGGTCATGCCGCAGTGTCGGAGCGATTTGGTGCACGGTGTCGTTCGATTGGACCCATGTTGTTGGTGTTCACACCGGCGTTGTACTGCGACACGTCTGAATCATGGATGCTGGCCAGTCGCTGGAAACGCGCCGCTGTCGCTCTGGCCGGGATCGCCACTGAGGTCGTCATCGCATCGATCGCAGCCTGGGTGTGGGTCGCCTCGCCGCCCGGTTTGGTGCACACCACGGCGTCGCACGTGATCATCGTGTGTGGAATCAGCACGGTGTTTTTCAACGCGAATCCTTTGCTGCGGTATGACGGCTATTACCTTTTGTCGGACTTGACCGATGTGCCTAATTTAGGTCAGCGAGCGAATCGGCGTTTGACCAGTTTGTTGTCCTGGGGCTGCTTCGGTATTCGCAACGATGCTCCGCACAGTGAGCCTGCGGATCGGTCTTGGTGGCTGTTGTTTTATGCGGTCGTATCGGTTGTTTATCGGTGGGTGTTGATGTTCTCGATCATCCTGTTTATCTGGATGGCGCTGCGTCCGCATGGGCTGGAAATCGTGGGTCAGGTTGCCGCCGTTTTGGCTTTGACGAACATGATTGTCGCCGGGGCAATTCCGCTGACCCGCTTCCTAAAGAATCCCACCAACCGTCGGAAGATCGTTGTGCCTCGCCTAGTCTTGTCTGTTGTCGCGGTTGTCTTGTTGAGTGCGTTTGGTTTCGTGCCATACCGGTCGCAAGCGATCGTGTCCGGCCGGATCGTTCCGGCATCGGAGACGCGTGTGTTTGTGGCCTCATCGGGGCGTTTAGAACGGGTCCAGGTTCAGCCTGGGCAACGGGTTCGCCAGGGAGACGTCTTGGCAGTGCTTTCGAATCCTGGTTATGAACTGCAGCAGATTGATGCCGAAAGCCGACTCGACCAACAGTTGATTCGAATTGAAACGTTGCGTCAGTCTCAGTCCCTGGTTCCTGAAGCGGCGCAGCACTTGGCCGCTTCGGAAGAAATGCTGGATGAGTTGCGGAGCGAGGTCGCGTCGATCCGGCGAAAGCAGGATGCTTTGACAATCAAATCACCTTGCGATGGAGTGGTCGTTGCCGCGATGGGGAATCGTCTTCGTGGTGGTAGCGGGCAGCTCGATGCGGATGGAGGGGCGATAGACCCTGACGCGGACCGGTTGCCTACCGATGTTCGCGCCGACGTGCGTCTGGCGTCCTGGTCAGGTCATCCGACCGATCAGCAGAATCTGGGGTGCGTGTTGGAGTCCGGTACCGAGTTACTGGCCGTTGCGGTTACGTCACGGTGGGTGGCCGAAGTGGCGGTGGATTCCAAGTCGGCGTCACGAATCGAATTGGGATCGGTAGCCAAGGTGATCTGGGACGCGAGACCCAAAGTTGTTTGGTCGGGAACGGTCACCGAGGTGTCGGACGAGCGATTTGATCCACGACTGGACGCACAACGCCGGGACCATCCCGAGGGCTCCCAGGGACGTTGGACACCGCAGACCCGACATCTGGTGAGGGTTGCCATTGACGGACAGGCCGACGGAAGTGAAACCGAATCCGACGTTGCCGGCGCGACAGAACAGCTTGCAAAGAGGCAGCCGGATTGGCGAGTGGGCTCGACGGCTCAAGTCAAGCTCGTCACACCGGCGCGAAGCTTTTGGCAACGAGTCGCCGAAGGAGTTGCCGGCTTGACTCGGTTCCGCTGA
- a CDS encoding site-2 protease family protein, with translation MNADTESIDEDATSANAAASADAETNADPATIEAVRAIETKKTSTTTKLLVLGLSLAFFVGAGLAWWDLKLIVMLVVVLFFHEAGHYIAMQMFGYRNVKMFFIPLMGAAVSGRHFHIDAWKKAVVYFAGPVPGILVSLPLMAIGLVYQNEWLFELGGIGLVLNALNLFPILPLDGGWLMHLTVLRHSPGLELFVRAIGIAVFVGLGVLAGEPLLIWFSIPLLLMLPATFRVSKLVRHLRDERFAASNNQDHSSWNCPSDVDGELASSDANETPVPTQTEIPIEAINKIAKAIQSTSLATAPRSHQAALIVQVYESLIVRPPSTLATILIWAVHVGILVVAIGGGFVLFALRDFSPRQHEEIKLHDNDHPTASRRLVF, from the coding sequence ATGAATGCCGACACTGAATCGATTGACGAAGATGCGACGAGTGCAAATGCCGCGGCGAGTGCAGACGCCGAGACGAACGCCGACCCAGCAACGATCGAAGCCGTTCGTGCGATTGAAACGAAGAAGACCAGCACAACAACCAAGCTACTTGTATTGGGTTTGTCTTTAGCCTTCTTCGTAGGTGCCGGACTGGCGTGGTGGGATTTGAAGCTGATCGTCATGTTGGTCGTGGTGCTATTTTTCCATGAAGCGGGGCACTACATCGCGATGCAGATGTTCGGCTACCGCAATGTGAAGATGTTTTTCATTCCCTTGATGGGCGCGGCGGTCAGTGGTCGGCACTTCCACATCGATGCCTGGAAGAAAGCAGTTGTCTACTTCGCCGGCCCCGTCCCTGGCATCCTAGTATCACTACCCTTGATGGCGATCGGACTGGTTTACCAAAACGAATGGTTGTTCGAACTCGGCGGCATTGGCCTGGTTCTCAACGCCCTCAACCTGTTTCCAATCCTGCCCCTGGACGGTGGCTGGCTGATGCACTTGACCGTGTTACGACATTCCCCCGGCCTGGAATTGTTCGTCCGCGCGATAGGGATCGCCGTGTTCGTGGGCCTGGGCGTTTTGGCGGGCGAGCCCTTGTTGATCTGGTTCAGTATTCCGTTGTTGCTGATGCTGCCGGCGACCTTCCGAGTTTCCAAACTGGTCCGCCACCTACGCGACGAACGATTCGCTGCTTCCAATAATCAGGATCACAGTAGCTGGAACTGCCCGAGTGACGTTGACGGTGAATTGGCAAGCAGCGATGCCAACGAGACCCCAGTCCCAACGCAAACTGAAATACCGATTGAAGCAATCAACAAAATCGCGAAAGCCATTCAGTCCACATCCTTAGCCACCGCGCCACGTTCGCATCAAGCGGCATTGATCGTGCAGGTCTATGAGTCCCTGATCGTACGGCCTCCTAGCACGCTGGCCACCATCCTGATCTGGGCCGTGCACGTCGGCATCCTGGTCGTCGCTATCGGTGGCGGATTCGTGCTCTTCGCTCTGCGCGACTTTTCACCGAGGCAGCACGAAGAAATCAAGCTACACGACAACGACCACCCAACCGCTTCAAGACGCCTCGTCTTCTAG